A single region of the Clostridia bacterium genome encodes:
- a CDS encoding HDIG domain-containing protein: MPSREEAWNLLTTWVQSESLRRHCLAVEACMRAYAREFFQDPDKWGVTGLIHDFDYERYPSKEDHPFRGVQVLEELGWPAEIREAILGHADYSGVPRVSLLAKALYAVDELSGFITACALVRPDRSLDGLEVASVKKKLKDKAFAKGVNRDDIYKGAQELGVDLDAHIRFCIEAMKPIQEQLGLGRGHDAVEAAR, encoded by the coding sequence ATTCCCAGCCGAGAAGAAGCGTGGAACCTGTTGACCACGTGGGTTCAGAGCGAAAGCCTGCGGCGCCACTGCCTGGCCGTGGAGGCCTGCATGCGGGCCTACGCGCGCGAGTTCTTCCAGGACCCCGACAAGTGGGGCGTCACGGGGCTCATCCACGACTTCGACTACGAGAGGTATCCGTCCAAGGAGGACCACCCGTTCCGGGGCGTCCAGGTGCTGGAGGAACTCGGCTGGCCGGCGGAGATCCGGGAGGCCATCCTCGGCCACGCCGATTACTCCGGCGTGCCGCGCGTCTCCCTGCTGGCGAAGGCGCTGTACGCCGTGGACGAGCTGTCCGGCTTCATCACGGCCTGCGCGCTCGTGCGGCCGGACAGGAGCCTCGACGGCCTCGAGGTCGCCTCGGTGAAGAAGAAGCTCAAGGACAAGGCGTTCGCCAAGGGCGTGAACCGGGACGACATCTACAAGGGCGCGCAGGAACTGGGCGTCGACCTCGACGCGCACATCCGGTTCTGCATCGAGGCGATGAAGCCCATCCAGGAGCAGTTGGGCCTCGGCCGCGGCCACGACGCCGTGGAAGCGGCGCGGTGA